The proteins below come from a single Pleuronectes platessa chromosome 3, fPlePla1.1, whole genome shotgun sequence genomic window:
- the LOC128436946 gene encoding aspartate aminotransferase, cytoplasmic, whose protein sequence is MSLFSEVPQAPPVAVFKLSADFREDSHPQKVNLGVGAYRTDDCQPWVLPVVKKVERLIVEDTSLNHEYLPILGLPEFRSAASKVALGEDSSAIKDNRVGAVQALGGTGALRIGAEFLRRWYNGTNNTSTPVYVSAPTWENHNAVFADAGFKDIRPYHYWDAANRGLDLTGLLDDLEKAPEHSIFILHACAHNPTGTDPTQDQWKQIAEIMKRRKLFVFFDSAYQGFASGCLDKDAWSIRFFVSEGFELFVAQSFSKNFGLYNERVGNLTVVSQDKEDLTRVLSQMEKLVRTTWSNPPSQGARIVSKTLNCPELFAEWKGNVKTMADRVLLMRDELKSKLQALGTPGTWDHITQQIGMFSFTGLNPKQVEYMIKERHVYLMASGRINMCGLTTKNIDYVAESIHESVTKVQ, encoded by the exons ATGTCCTTGTTCAGCGAAGTCCCGCAGGCTCCTCCCGTGGCCGTGTTCAAACTGTCCGCGGACTTCAGGGAGGACAGCCACCCGCAGAAGGTCAACCTGGGAGTCGGGG CTTACCGCACCGACGACTGCCAGCCCTGGGTGCTGCCGGTGGTGAAGAAGGTGGAGCGGCTGATCGTGGAGGACACCAGCCTGAACCACGAGTACCTGCCCATCCTCGGCCTGCCCGAGTTCCGCTCCGCCGCCTCCAAGGTCGCTCTGGGAGAAGACAGCTCCGCCATCAAGGACAACAGG GTCGGGGCAGTCCAGGCTCTGGGTGGAACCGGTGCCTTGAGGATCGGGGCCGAGTTCCTGCGCCGCTGGTACAACGGCACCAACAACACGTCCACGCCCGTCTACGTGTCAGCGCCCACCTGGG AGAACCACAATGCTGTGTTCGCTGATGCTGGTTTCAAAGACATCCGGCCCTACCACTACTGGGACGCTGCTAACAGAGGCCTGGACCTCACCGGGCTCCTGGACGAcctggag AAAGCTCCAGAACACTCCATCTTCATCCTGCACGCCTGCGCTCACAACCCGACCGGCACCGACCCCACCCAGGACCAGTGGAAGCAGATCGCAGAGATCATGAAG AGGAGgaagctgtttgtgttcttcGACTCGGCCTATCAGGGCTTCGCCTCTGGCTGTCTGGATAAAGACGCCTGGTCCATCCGCTTCTTTGTCTCCGAGGGCTTCGAGCTCTTCGTAGCTCAGTCCTTCTCCAAAAACTTCGGCCTCTACA ACGAGCGGGTGGGGAACCTGACGGTGGTTTCCCAGGACAAAGAGGATCTGACCCGGGTCCTGTCTCAGATGGAGAAGCTTGTGAGGACGACCTGGTCCAACCCTCCGTCCCAGGGAGCGCGCATCGTCAGCAAGACCCTCAACTGCCCCGAGCTGTTCGCTGAGTG GAAAGGGAACGTGAAGACCATGGCCGACCGGGTTCTGTTGATGAGGGATGAGCTGAAGTCGAAGCTGCAGGCCCTGGGCACCCCGGGGACCTGGGACCACATCACCCAGCAGATCGGCATGTTCAGCTTCACCGGCCTCAACC CCAAACAGGTGGAGTACATGATCAAGGAGAGGCACGTGTACCTGATGGCCAGCGGCCGCATCAACATGTGCGGCCTCACCACCAAGAACATCGACTACGTCGCTGAGTCCATCCACGAGTCCGTCACCAAGGTCCAGTAG